In a single window of the Streptomyces sp. NBC_00353 genome:
- a CDS encoding D-2-hydroxyacid dehydrogenase — translation MPEPTLLVLDSDPSPRLGRLTGRVRIRYTDEAGLAGQLPHADALLVWDFTSDAVRAAWPGDGPRPRWVHTASAGVDRLLCPELAASDTVLTNARGVFERPIAEYVLSLVLAFAKDVPGTLELQRQRRWRHRESQQVAGARAVVVGAGPIGREITRLLMALGVQVALVGRTARRSIHGAEDLDRLAALADWVICAAPLTERTRGMFDARFFGLMQPSARFINVGRGPMVVEEDLADALRRRWIAGAALDVFAHEPLDPGSALWDVPGLIVSPHMSGDTVGWRDRLGEQFVEMYELWAAGKPLPNVVDKRLGYVPGRDRSE, via the coding sequence ATGCCAGAGCCCACCCTGCTCGTCCTGGACAGCGACCCTTCGCCGCGTCTCGGCCGGCTGACCGGACGGGTCCGGATCCGGTACACGGACGAGGCCGGCCTCGCCGGGCAACTGCCGCACGCCGATGCTCTGCTGGTGTGGGACTTCACCTCCGACGCGGTACGCGCCGCCTGGCCGGGCGACGGGCCGCGGCCCCGCTGGGTGCATACGGCGAGCGCGGGCGTGGACCGGCTGCTCTGCCCGGAGCTGGCCGCGTCCGACACCGTGCTGACCAATGCCCGGGGCGTCTTCGAGCGGCCGATCGCCGAATATGTGCTGAGCCTGGTGCTGGCGTTCGCCAAGGACGTCCCCGGCACGCTGGAGCTGCAGCGGCAGCGGCGGTGGCGTCACCGCGAATCGCAGCAGGTCGCGGGCGCCCGCGCGGTGGTGGTCGGGGCCGGGCCGATCGGCCGGGAGATCACCCGGCTGCTGATGGCGCTGGGGGTCCAGGTGGCGCTCGTCGGGCGTACCGCACGCCGCAGTATCCATGGTGCCGAGGATCTGGACCGGCTGGCGGCGCTCGCCGACTGGGTGATCTGCGCGGCGCCGCTGACGGAGCGCACGCGCGGGATGTTCGACGCGCGGTTCTTCGGGCTGATGCAGCCGTCGGCCCGCTTCATCAATGTCGGGCGCGGTCCGATGGTCGTCGAGGAGGATCTGGCCGACGCGCTGCGCAGGCGGTGGATCGCGGGCGCGGCCCTCGATGTGTTCGCGCATGAGCCGCTGGATCCGGGGAGCGCGCTGTGGGACGTACCGGGGCTGATCGTGTCCCCGCACATGAGCGGCGACACCGTCGGCTGGCGGGACCGGCTGGGTGAGCAGTTCGTGGAGATGTACGAACTCTGGGCGGCCGGGAAGCCCTTGCCGAACGTGGTCGACAAGCGGCTCGGGTACGTCCCCGGCCGGGACCGGAGCGAGTGA
- the ehuB gene encoding ectoine/hydroxyectoine ABC transporter substrate-binding protein EhuB: protein MADFPNLSRRGFLNRSAAVGGLLVVPVLLSACSKTDAGSADGAGALEALRKQGFVRVAYANEAPYGYMEGKQLKGEAPTLHREIFKALGVDELKPTLSEWDGLIPGLQAGKYDVVSAGMAITPERCANAIFSEPEFISPTALMVKKGNPKKVTDLASAKAAGVVVGVMSGAVEASYAEGAGISKDRIKSLQKPQDGADAVKGGRIDAFLLTGISLRWLARTNPGTEVTEAFLPELDGKRQYSPGGAVFRKGNEDLRDAFNRELKKIVSDRSRYVGLLQEYGFGATELPPTTLKTADLCKG from the coding sequence ATGGCTGACTTCCCGAACCTGTCCCGTCGGGGCTTTCTCAACCGATCGGCGGCCGTAGGTGGTCTGCTCGTCGTGCCCGTTCTGCTCTCCGCGTGCAGCAAGACCGACGCCGGTTCCGCGGACGGTGCGGGGGCACTGGAGGCGCTCCGCAAGCAGGGGTTCGTCCGGGTCGCGTACGCCAATGAGGCCCCGTACGGCTACATGGAGGGCAAGCAGCTCAAGGGCGAGGCGCCCACCCTGCATCGGGAGATATTCAAGGCGCTCGGCGTCGACGAACTGAAGCCCACCCTCTCCGAGTGGGACGGCCTGATCCCCGGGCTGCAGGCAGGCAAGTACGACGTGGTCAGCGCCGGCATGGCGATCACGCCCGAGCGCTGCGCCAACGCGATCTTCTCCGAGCCCGAGTTCATCTCGCCCACCGCGCTGATGGTAAAGAAGGGCAACCCGAAGAAGGTCACCGACCTGGCATCGGCGAAGGCCGCCGGGGTCGTCGTCGGTGTGATGTCGGGTGCCGTCGAGGCGTCGTACGCCGAGGGGGCCGGCATCTCCAAGGACAGGATCAAGTCGCTGCAGAAGCCGCAGGACGGCGCCGACGCGGTCAAGGGCGGCCGGATCGACGCGTTCCTGCTCACCGGAATCTCGCTGCGCTGGCTGGCGAGGACCAACCCCGGCACCGAGGTCACCGAGGCCTTTCTGCCGGAGCTCGACGGCAAGCGGCAGTACAGCCCCGGCGGCGCCGTCTTCCGCAAGGGCAACGAGGATCTGCGGGACGCCTTCAACCGCGAGCTGAAGAAGATCGTCTCCGACAGGTCGCGTTATGTCGGCCTGCTCCAGGAGTACGGCTTCGGAGCCACCGAGCTGCCACCGACGACCCTGAAGACGGCCGATCTGTGCAAGGGCTGA
- a CDS encoding sensor histidine kinase, with amino-acid sequence MGRLPGTLPAGRGCAPAALGSGHPEPAGRSGPAVTGTLRAAGGCDRRVPGVGGARGRCAALDLVREEAWTRGIALSTDIHPAPATGDGVLLRRLTLNLLHNALRHNLATGGSLTLSTDPDPADPGRAVLTVTNTGPLLPDTVDHLTEPFLRGSGRLAEKDPARRGHGLGLVAGIVRAHHGDPTLTPNPGGGPTARVSLPSH; translated from the coding sequence ATCGGCCGGCTGCCTGGCACTCTCCCTGCCGGTCGAGGATGCGCACCGGCTGCGCTCGGCAGCGGACACCCTGAACCGGCGGGCCGCTCCGGTCCTGCTGTCACTGGCACTCTGAGGGCTGCTGGGGGCTGCGACCGGCGAGTTCCGGGAGTTGGGGGAGCTCGGGGGCGGTGCGCAGCCCTTGATCTCGTCCGCGAGGAAGCCTGGACACGGGGCATCGCCCTCTCCACCGACATCCACCCGGCCCCGGCCACCGGCGACGGCGTACTGCTCCGCCGGCTCACCCTGAACCTGCTCCACAACGCCCTGCGGCACAACCTGGCCACCGGCGGATCGCTCACCCTGAGCACCGACCCCGACCCGGCAGACCCTGGCCGCGCCGTCCTGACCGTCACCAACACCGGACCCCTCCTGCCCGACACGGTCGACCACCTCACCGAACCGTTCCTGCGCGGCAGCGGACGCCTGGCCGAGAAGGACCCCGCTCGCCGCGGGCACGGCCTCGGCCTCGTCGCCGGTATCGTCCGCGCCCACCACGGCGACCCGACCTTGACCCCCAACCCCGGCGGCGGGCCCACCGCCCGCGTGTCACTCCCCAGCCACTAG
- a CDS encoding putative bifunctional diguanylate cyclase/phosphodiesterase has translation MSETSEGPRPPAGAAPPTARPPVTERHTDPASARAGNGAADGTADRAGDGLAGGTADGIGGSGPVGRGADYRAVFRAATLPMAVVDHEGLILTANDALGALLGADPVTLTTQSASDLLDVSSDGRTWHAYREVLRGRRSRFRCTRRLKHPDGRSLWAEITVAPMPQTPPGSSPGSCPVLLSVADISDRRELQKRLRHLQMHDPVTRLPNRTLFFERLSAALVTPPDQDGPRRHGRIGLCYLDLDGFKAVNDTMGHRIGDRLLAAVAARLTDCAEQENQHRTGASLVARLGGDEFAILVEESAGAQQLTDLARAVLTALQKPFDLAGQRLAVSASIGVVERAVAGTSATGLMQAADTTLYWAKADGKARWTLFDPERNAHRMTRQALSSTLRPAVERGEFTIEYQPLVGMADGVVRGVEALVRWNHPQFGMLSPNRFVAIAEEDGSIVQLGRWVLQSACRQARRWQLDHPTEPPLFISVNVAVRQVWDSDLVTDVAEILAETGLAPGLLQLELTESAVMGSAGRPLEALQALSDMGVRIAIDDFGTGYSNLAYLSRLPVSVLKLDGSFVRGFRYDDGAHPSPADETIVEAMVQLAHRLGLTVTAECVETAGQAERLRRIGCDTGQGWLYSRAVAPERIAELIGTRPLQR, from the coding sequence GTGAGCGAAACCTCCGAAGGGCCGAGGCCCCCGGCAGGCGCAGCGCCCCCTACCGCGCGACCGCCGGTCACGGAGCGTCATACGGATCCCGCGTCGGCGCGGGCCGGAAACGGTGCCGCGGACGGGACCGCGGACAGGGCCGGAGACGGCCTCGCAGGCGGGACCGCTGACGGCATCGGTGGGTCCGGGCCGGTCGGCCGCGGCGCCGACTACCGGGCCGTCTTCCGGGCCGCCACCCTTCCGATGGCCGTCGTCGACCACGAAGGCCTGATCCTCACCGCCAACGACGCCCTCGGCGCGCTGCTCGGCGCCGACCCCGTGACGCTGACGACGCAGTCCGCGTCCGATCTGCTCGACGTCTCGTCGGACGGCCGCACCTGGCATGCGTACCGCGAGGTGCTGCGCGGCCGGCGCTCCCGGTTCCGCTGCACGCGCAGGCTCAAGCACCCCGACGGGCGCTCGCTGTGGGCCGAGATCACCGTCGCGCCGATGCCGCAGACGCCACCCGGTTCCTCCCCCGGTTCCTGTCCCGTACTGCTCTCCGTCGCCGACATCAGCGACCGGCGCGAGCTGCAGAAGCGGCTGCGCCACCTCCAGATGCACGACCCGGTGACCCGGCTGCCCAACCGGACCCTGTTCTTCGAACGCCTCTCGGCCGCCCTGGTGACTCCGCCGGACCAGGACGGTCCCCGGCGGCACGGCCGGATCGGGCTCTGCTACCTCGACCTCGACGGGTTCAAGGCCGTCAACGACACGATGGGCCACCGGATCGGCGACCGGCTGCTCGCCGCCGTCGCCGCCAGACTCACCGACTGCGCCGAACAGGAGAACCAGCACCGCACCGGCGCCTCACTCGTGGCGCGCCTCGGCGGCGACGAGTTCGCCATCCTCGTCGAGGAGTCCGCGGGTGCGCAGCAGCTCACCGATCTCGCCCGCGCGGTGCTCACCGCCCTGCAGAAGCCGTTCGACCTGGCCGGGCAGCGGCTGGCCGTATCGGCGTCGATCGGCGTGGTGGAGCGGGCCGTGGCCGGCACCTCGGCGACCGGTCTCATGCAGGCCGCCGACACCACGCTGTACTGGGCGAAGGCGGACGGGAAGGCCCGTTGGACGCTCTTCGACCCCGAGCGCAACGCTCACCGGATGACCCGGCAGGCTCTCTCGTCCACGCTGCGGCCGGCTGTCGAGCGCGGCGAGTTCACCATCGAGTACCAGCCGCTGGTCGGGATGGCCGACGGAGTCGTGCGCGGGGTGGAGGCCCTGGTCCGCTGGAACCACCCGCAGTTCGGCATGCTCTCGCCGAATCGGTTCGTCGCGATCGCCGAGGAGGACGGCTCGATCGTCCAGCTCGGCCGGTGGGTGCTGCAGTCGGCGTGCCGCCAGGCCCGGCGCTGGCAGCTGGACCATCCGACCGAGCCGCCGCTGTTCATCAGCGTCAATGTCGCCGTGCGGCAGGTCTGGGACTCGGACCTGGTGACGGATGTCGCGGAGATCCTCGCCGAGACCGGCCTGGCACCCGGACTGCTGCAGCTCGAACTGACCGAGTCCGCGGTGATGGGCTCGGCGGGCCGCCCGCTGGAGGCGCTCCAGGCGCTCAGCGACATGGGCGTCCGGATCGCCATCGACGACTTCGGGACCGGCTACTCGAACCTCGCCTATCTGAGTCGGCTGCCGGTGTCCGTACTGAAGCTGGACGGCTCGTTCGTACGCGGCTTCCGTTACGACGACGGCGCGCACCCCAGCCCCGCCGACGAGACGATCGTCGAGGCGATGGTGCAGCTGGCGCACCGGCTGGGGCTGACGGTCACCGCGGAGTGCGTGGAGACCGCGGGCCAGGCGGAGCGACTGCGCCGGATCGGCTGCGACACCGGCCAGGGCTGGCTCTACTCACGAGCGGTGGCCCCGGAACGCATCGCGGAACTGATCGGCACCAGACCCCTGCAACGCTGA
- the ehuC gene encoding ectoine/hydroxyectoine ABC transporter permease subunit EhuC: protein MSDFLSAFVDDLPQLRSGLWVTLQATVLGALLALLLSFVLGLMSVSRLLVTRGVSRVVVEFFRGTSLYIQLFWLYYAMPPLTGYELTPLLCGVVAFGLNYGAYGSEVVRGAISSVPRAQYEAAVALNMTPLYRMRKVIIPQAWVQMIPSFTNLLIQLLKCTPLLWLISAADLMTVIQQLRDRTGETLTAYLTLLVAYFVLAYALTLLMNLLERSAKRRLGLPTGAGSLLRSRSATEAVASAAGGAR from the coding sequence ATGAGTGATTTCCTCTCCGCCTTCGTCGACGATCTGCCGCAGCTGCGCTCGGGGTTGTGGGTGACCCTTCAGGCGACCGTCCTGGGGGCGCTGCTCGCCCTGCTCCTGTCCTTCGTCCTCGGTCTGATGTCGGTCAGCCGGCTGCTGGTGACGCGCGGCGTGTCACGCGTGGTCGTGGAGTTCTTCCGCGGCACGTCGCTCTACATCCAGCTGTTCTGGCTCTACTACGCCATGCCGCCGCTGACGGGGTACGAACTCACGCCGCTGCTCTGCGGCGTCGTCGCCTTCGGCCTCAACTACGGCGCGTACGGCTCCGAGGTGGTGCGCGGTGCGATCAGCTCCGTACCCCGTGCCCAGTACGAGGCGGCCGTCGCGCTGAACATGACGCCGCTGTACCGGATGCGGAAGGTGATCATTCCGCAGGCCTGGGTGCAGATGATCCCGTCCTTCACCAATCTGCTGATCCAGCTGCTGAAGTGCACCCCGCTGCTGTGGCTGATCTCCGCGGCCGACCTGATGACCGTGATCCAGCAGCTGCGCGACCGAACCGGTGAGACGCTCACCGCGTACCTGACCCTGCTGGTCGCCTACTTCGTCCTGGCCTACGCGCTGACCCTGCTGATGAATCTGCTGGAGCGGAGCGCCAAGCGAAGGCTGGGTCTGCCGACCGGTGCGGGCTCGCTGCTGCGCAGCCGCAGCGCCACGGAGGCGGTCGCCTCTGCGGCCGGAGGTGCCCGGTGA
- a CDS encoding IclR family transcriptional regulator produces the protein MALKPEPTAPFHSVQYALRVLETVSKHGNGVLDAQISRETGLPAGHLAPLLLMLRREGYVEQITDGAYVIGASLLLLGSGTGRRQALETKLQQTLDQLRDSVGAAVYISRYVDGEIRVTQYADGPRTPAVNEWVDFRSAAHASAIGKCLLTQLDQNGRRDHISRHKIARLTSRTITSEKVLFSKLDSQPATVPVLDLQEYAVGTVCAAVPLTAGSSAGCLALSLPVEDAHRLRSAADTLNRRAAPVLLSLAL, from the coding sequence GTGGCGTTGAAGCCCGAACCGACCGCACCGTTCCACTCGGTGCAGTACGCCCTTCGTGTTCTCGAAACGGTCTCCAAGCACGGCAACGGCGTTCTGGACGCCCAGATCTCCCGCGAGACGGGGCTGCCGGCCGGGCATCTCGCCCCGCTGCTGCTGATGCTGCGCCGCGAGGGCTATGTCGAGCAGATCACCGACGGCGCCTATGTGATCGGCGCCTCGCTCCTGCTGCTCGGCTCCGGCACCGGCCGCAGGCAGGCCCTGGAGACGAAGCTCCAGCAGACACTGGACCAGCTGCGCGACTCCGTCGGCGCCGCGGTGTACATCAGCCGGTACGTCGACGGCGAGATCCGGGTCACCCAGTACGCCGACGGTCCGCGCACGCCCGCGGTCAACGAGTGGGTCGACTTCCGGTCCGCCGCGCACGCCAGCGCGATCGGCAAGTGCCTGCTGACCCAGCTCGACCAGAACGGCCGCCGCGACCACATCTCGCGCCACAAGATCGCCCGGCTCACCTCGCGGACCATCACCAGCGAGAAGGTCCTCTTCTCCAAGCTGGACAGCCAGCCGGCGACGGTCCCGGTGCTCGACCTCCAGGAGTACGCGGTGGGGACGGTCTGCGCGGCCGTCCCGCTGACGGCGGGCTCATCGGCCGGCTGCCTGGCACTCTCCCTGCCGGTCGAGGATGCGCACCGGCTGCGCTCGGCAGCGGACACCCTGAACCGGCGGGCCGCTCCGGTCCTGCTGTCACTGGCACTCTGA
- the ehuD gene encoding ectoine/hydroxyectoine ABC transporter permease subunit EhuD, producing the protein MNGFDWNAARDALPLVLEGFRVTLLATVLGTLVAAVLGLAVAVAGRAPSRFVTVPVRIVTEFIRSTPLLVQLVGAAALFTSVEPLTIGIAVLGVHYAAYTAEVYRAGIDGVPKGQWEACRALSLTPRRTWQAVILPQAVRNVLPALGNYAISMFKETPFLAVITVQEMVFEARKYGADHFAYTEAFTLAGLVFLVASYPTSLLMRKLEKRLGH; encoded by the coding sequence GTGAACGGCTTCGACTGGAACGCCGCCCGGGACGCACTTCCCCTGGTGCTCGAAGGTTTCCGGGTCACGCTGCTCGCGACCGTGCTCGGCACGCTCGTCGCCGCGGTACTCGGGCTCGCCGTCGCGGTCGCCGGACGGGCCCCGAGCAGGTTCGTGACCGTGCCGGTACGGATCGTGACGGAATTCATCCGGTCCACCCCGCTGCTCGTCCAACTGGTCGGCGCAGCGGCCCTGTTCACCTCGGTGGAGCCGCTGACGATCGGCATTGCGGTGCTGGGCGTGCACTACGCCGCGTACACCGCTGAGGTGTACCGCGCCGGGATCGACGGTGTGCCGAAGGGCCAGTGGGAGGCCTGCCGGGCGCTCTCGCTCACCCCGCGGCGGACCTGGCAGGCCGTGATCCTGCCGCAGGCGGTGCGCAATGTGCTGCCCGCCCTCGGCAACTACGCGATCTCGATGTTCAAGGAGACCCCGTTCCTCGCCGTGATCACGGTGCAGGAAATGGTCTTCGAGGCCCGTAAGTACGGCGCCGACCACTTCGCCTACACCGAGGCATTCACGCTCGCCGGACTGGTCTTCCTGGTCGCGAGCTACCCCACCTCGCTGCTGATGAGAAAGCTGGAGAAGCGCCTTGGCCACTGA
- a CDS encoding M6 family metalloprotease domain-containing protein yields MERPSPRGVLAGLIALLALAAISLVAGPAVAVTGAAGPCALPRTEVHHSLGVGDWNDAYPRPDHTLDAVMIFLSFTDARPVTTPAELAADYFPATTQFFQRASYGKFTLRPHPQRHWIRMPRSSTAYGIKRDWDDGRRSEYLRDAIAVADDQVDFSKYDIVYLVADPDAPGVDSDATKVVNFDRPLHADGTDIRRVVTVFEQHPPDRNVLAHETGHVFDLPDLYHRPTDGKGDWDTYVGDWDVMGSQFGLAPDLFGWQKWKLGWLDRGQVACIQRKQDITLESMAAVPARGASLGTRLAVIRTGVGGVVAMEARSATGNDRTTCSEGVLIYRVRNGTSSGGGPIQVIDTHPHTDACWDLSVYPPLADAPLRVGETYTIPGEHTRVEVADRTPSGAWTVRITTGT; encoded by the coding sequence GTGGAGAGGCCGAGTCCGCGTGGCGTACTGGCAGGGCTGATCGCGCTCCTGGCGCTCGCCGCCATCTCTCTTGTCGCCGGTCCGGCGGTGGCCGTCACCGGGGCGGCCGGCCCGTGCGCCCTGCCCCGGACCGAGGTGCACCACTCGCTGGGAGTGGGTGACTGGAACGACGCCTACCCGCGCCCGGACCACACGCTCGACGCGGTCATGATCTTCCTCTCCTTCACGGACGCCCGCCCCGTCACCACCCCCGCCGAGCTCGCTGCCGACTACTTCCCCGCCACCACCCAGTTCTTCCAGCGCGCCTCGTACGGGAAGTTCACCCTGCGCCCGCACCCGCAGCGGCATTGGATCCGGATGCCCAGGAGCTCCACCGCGTACGGGATAAAGCGCGACTGGGACGACGGCCGGCGCAGCGAGTATCTGCGTGACGCGATTGCCGTAGCCGACGACCAGGTCGACTTCTCGAAGTACGACATCGTCTATCTGGTCGCCGACCCGGACGCCCCCGGCGTCGACTCCGATGCCACCAAGGTCGTCAACTTCGACCGGCCGCTGCACGCCGACGGCACGGACATCAGACGTGTCGTCACCGTTTTCGAACAGCACCCGCCGGACCGGAACGTGCTGGCCCACGAGACCGGGCACGTCTTCGACCTGCCGGACCTCTATCACCGGCCGACGGACGGCAAGGGTGACTGGGACACGTATGTCGGCGACTGGGACGTGATGGGCAGCCAGTTCGGCCTCGCGCCGGATCTGTTCGGCTGGCAGAAGTGGAAGCTGGGCTGGCTGGACCGCGGGCAGGTGGCGTGCATCCAGCGCAAGCAGGACATCACCCTGGAGTCGATGGCCGCCGTCCCGGCACGCGGTGCGTCCCTCGGGACGCGGCTCGCGGTGATCAGGACCGGGGTGGGCGGCGTGGTGGCGATGGAGGCCCGCAGCGCCACCGGCAACGACCGGACGACCTGCAGCGAAGGGGTGCTGATCTACCGGGTCCGCAACGGGACGTCGTCCGGCGGCGGGCCCATCCAGGTCATCGACACCCACCCCCACACCGACGCCTGCTGGGACCTGTCGGTCTACCCGCCGCTCGCGGACGCCCCGCTGCGGGTCGGTGAGACGTACACCATTCCCGGTGAGCACACCAGGGTCGAGGTCGCGGACCGGACGCCGTCGGGGGCCTGGACGGTCAGGATCACCACCGGCACGTGA
- a CDS encoding LLM class flavin-dependent oxidoreductase: MDNNRGDDIRGRAEGTAPVPLSVLDLVSVGQGRTATQALRTSVDIAQLAERRGFHRLWVAEHHSMPGVASSSPAVILAHLAAHTERLRLGSGGVMLPNHAPLVIAEQFGTLEAMAPGRIDLGLGRAPGTDGATAAALRRTDRLNEGADDFPQQLAELTRFLDDDFPDGHPYARIHAVPGPVQGPTGRPPIWLLGSSGFSARLAGVLGLPFAFAHHFSAQNTIPALDLYRESFKPSAVLDAPYALIGVSALAADEEREARRQVLTGALSMVRLRTGRPGLIPTPEEAEAYAFTPMEREFVDGWLGNVIHGTADEVRSGLDDLAKRTGADELMITANAHGGGARVRSYELIADAYGLRG, from the coding sequence GTGGACAACAACCGAGGCGACGACATTCGCGGCCGGGCCGAGGGAACGGCCCCCGTGCCGCTCTCGGTGCTCGACCTGGTGAGCGTGGGCCAGGGCCGCACCGCGACCCAGGCGCTCCGCACCAGCGTGGACATCGCGCAACTGGCCGAACGCCGCGGCTTCCACCGCCTCTGGGTCGCCGAACACCACTCCATGCCCGGCGTCGCCTCGTCGTCCCCGGCCGTGATCCTCGCCCATCTTGCCGCGCACACCGAGCGGCTCCGGCTCGGCTCCGGCGGGGTGATGCTGCCCAACCACGCTCCGCTCGTCATCGCCGAACAGTTCGGCACCCTGGAGGCCATGGCTCCCGGCCGTATCGACCTGGGCCTGGGCCGCGCGCCCGGCACGGACGGCGCGACCGCCGCCGCCCTGCGCCGCACCGACCGGCTGAACGAGGGCGCCGACGACTTCCCGCAGCAGCTTGCCGAGCTGACCCGGTTCCTGGACGACGACTTCCCCGACGGTCACCCGTACGCCCGCATCCACGCGGTCCCGGGCCCGGTACAGGGCCCCACCGGCCGCCCGCCGATCTGGCTGCTCGGCTCCTCCGGCTTCAGTGCGAGGCTGGCCGGCGTCCTCGGCCTGCCGTTCGCCTTCGCCCACCACTTCTCGGCGCAGAACACGATCCCGGCGCTCGACCTGTACCGGGAGTCGTTCAAGCCTTCCGCGGTGCTCGACGCCCCGTACGCCCTGATCGGCGTCTCGGCGCTGGCCGCCGACGAGGAGCGCGAGGCCCGGCGCCAGGTGCTGACCGGTGCGCTGTCGATGGTCCGCCTGCGCACCGGCCGGCCCGGTCTGATCCCGACCCCCGAGGAGGCGGAGGCGTACGCCTTCACCCCGATGGAGCGCGAGTTCGTCGACGGCTGGCTCGGCAACGTCATCCACGGAACGGCGGACGAGGTCCGCTCCGGGCTGGACGACCTGGCCAAGCGGACCGGTGCGGACGAGTTGATGATCACTGCCAATGCGCATGGGGGTGGGGCGCGGGTTCGGAGCTATGAGCTGATCGCGGATGCGTATGGGCTGCGTGGCTGA
- a CDS encoding maleate cis-trans isomerase family protein codes for MTTVGFLYPGHFAEDEFPRMEVILDTTIRLVVNRTEPGEDDRRPETLRELGEPERLAAGIEELRRAGVESVVWASTGGSFVYGWEGAHGQTTALARAAGLPASSASLGFVQAVRALGAARVAVAATYPEEIARLFSEFLGAAGIDVIATHSGGVTSAAEAAAWGPDRLKELAVAADRPDADAVLLPDTALHTAAHIRDLEELLAKPVLTANQVTVFEALRLARRRTWAPQLGTLFATREAPPAPVGV; via the coding sequence ATGACGACCGTCGGATTCCTCTATCCGGGTCACTTCGCGGAGGACGAGTTCCCACGGATGGAGGTCATCCTCGACACCACCATCAGGTTGGTGGTGAACCGCACCGAACCCGGCGAGGACGACCGGCGCCCCGAGACCCTGCGAGAGCTGGGAGAGCCCGAACGCCTCGCCGCCGGCATCGAGGAGCTGCGGCGCGCCGGCGTGGAGTCGGTGGTCTGGGCCAGCACCGGCGGGAGCTTCGTGTACGGCTGGGAGGGTGCCCATGGGCAGACCACCGCCCTGGCCCGGGCGGCGGGACTGCCCGCCTCCAGTGCGTCACTCGGCTTCGTCCAGGCGGTACGGGCGCTGGGCGCCGCCCGCGTCGCGGTCGCCGCGACCTACCCCGAGGAGATCGCCCGGCTCTTCAGCGAGTTCCTGGGCGCCGCGGGCATCGACGTGATCGCCACACACAGCGGCGGCGTCACCTCCGCAGCCGAGGCCGCCGCGTGGGGTCCGGACCGTCTGAAGGAGCTCGCCGTCGCAGCGGACCGCCCGGACGCGGACGCCGTACTGCTGCCGGACACCGCCCTGCACACCGCCGCGCACATCCGGGACCTGGAAGAACTCCTTGCGAAGCCGGTTCTCACCGCGAACCAGGTGACGGTGTTCGAGGCGCTGCGACTGGCCCGCCGCCGTACCTGGGCGCCGCAGCTGGGCACGCTCTTCGCCACCCGGGAGGCGCCACCGGCCCCGGTGGGGGTGTGA
- the ehuA gene encoding ectoine/hydroxyectoine ABC transporter ATP-binding protein EhuA, whose protein sequence is MATEPLPLQKAAAAAPVDIVPVPATSQTAHPLVRFDNVVKRYGDHVVLDGLDFSVRRGEHVTLIGPSGSGKTTILRLLMTLEKVSDGVIWVDGDPLSHVRAPDGSLRPATEKHLREARRKIGMVFQQFNLFPHMKVLQNITEAPVSVLGMDRDEAETHARELLDLVGLSEKVDAHPSQLSGGQQQRVAIARALAMQPEILLLDEVTSALDPELVAGVLDLLGDIARNTDITMLCVTHEMNFARDVSEKVLMFDAGRVVEAGSPEKIFTDPEHERTREFLDAVL, encoded by the coding sequence TTGGCCACTGAACCTCTCCCCCTGCAGAAGGCGGCGGCCGCGGCCCCCGTGGACATTGTCCCGGTCCCTGCCACGTCGCAGACCGCCCATCCGCTGGTCCGCTTCGACAACGTCGTGAAGCGGTACGGCGACCATGTCGTCCTCGACGGGCTGGACTTCTCGGTGCGGCGCGGCGAACACGTCACGCTGATCGGACCCAGCGGCTCGGGCAAGACCACCATCCTGCGGCTGCTGATGACGCTCGAGAAGGTCAGCGACGGAGTGATCTGGGTGGACGGCGACCCGCTGTCCCACGTCAGGGCTCCCGACGGCTCGCTGAGGCCGGCGACCGAGAAGCATCTGCGCGAGGCCCGGAGGAAGATCGGCATGGTCTTCCAGCAGTTCAACCTCTTTCCCCATATGAAGGTGCTGCAGAACATCACCGAGGCACCGGTCAGCGTGCTGGGCATGGACCGTGACGAGGCGGAGACCCACGCCCGCGAGCTGCTCGATCTGGTGGGGCTCTCGGAAAAGGTCGACGCACACCCTTCCCAGCTCTCCGGCGGCCAGCAGCAACGGGTGGCGATCGCCCGCGCGCTGGCGATGCAGCCGGAGATCCTGCTGCTGGACGAGGTGACGTCCGCACTCGACCCGGAGCTGGTGGCGGGCGTGCTGGACCTGCTGGGCGACATCGCGCGGAACACCGACATCACGATGCTCTGCGTGACCCACGAGATGAATTTCGCCCGGGACGTCTCGGAGAAGGTGCTGATGTTCGACGCCGGGCGGGTGGTGGAGGCAGGTTCGCCGGAAAAAATCTTCACCGATCCCGAACACGAACGTACGCGCGAGTTCCTCGACGCGGTGCTGTGA